From Actinoplanes oblitus, a single genomic window includes:
- a CDS encoding carbohydrate ABC transporter permease yields MPRRRWVVNSLAVLFCLVWTFPVYWMVNTAVKPRPEVMTATPHFVPAHPTVDNFVKAVGQDQFLTNLGNSVIVVACTVATSIVLGIFAAAALSRFRFRGRRTIMVVILAVQMLPATALLIPMFVMFNSLDLLGTYLALVLAYVATVLPFSIWVMRGFFVAIPVEIEEAAHLDGATTWEVLTRVLFPLVAPGVIATGIFSFIAAWNDYLFAYTFMQDQSRYTLPVWLASFTNPHTGTDFGGQMAASVLFSLPVIVFFLIIQRNLVAGMSAGAVKG; encoded by the coding sequence TGGGTCGTCAACTCGCTCGCGGTGCTGTTCTGCCTGGTCTGGACATTCCCGGTCTACTGGATGGTCAACACGGCGGTCAAGCCGCGCCCCGAGGTGATGACCGCCACCCCGCACTTCGTGCCGGCCCACCCGACCGTCGACAACTTCGTCAAGGCGGTCGGCCAGGACCAGTTCCTGACCAACCTGGGCAACAGCGTCATCGTGGTCGCCTGCACCGTGGCCACCTCGATCGTGCTGGGCATCTTCGCGGCCGCCGCGCTGTCCCGGTTCCGGTTCCGCGGCCGGCGCACCATCATGGTCGTCATCCTGGCCGTGCAGATGCTGCCCGCCACCGCGCTGCTGATCCCGATGTTCGTCATGTTCAACAGCCTCGACCTGCTCGGCACCTACCTGGCGCTGGTCCTCGCGTACGTCGCCACCGTGCTGCCGTTCTCGATCTGGGTGATGCGCGGCTTCTTCGTCGCCATCCCCGTCGAGATCGAGGAGGCCGCGCACCTGGACGGCGCCACCACCTGGGAGGTGCTGACCCGGGTGCTGTTCCCGCTGGTCGCCCCGGGCGTCATCGCGACCGGCATCTTCTCGTTCATCGCCGCCTGGAACGACTACCTGTTCGCCTACACGTTCATGCAGGACCAGAGCCGCTACACGCTGCCGGTGTGGCTGGCCTCGTTCACCAACCCGCACACCGGCACCGACTTCGGCGGGCAGATGGCCGCCTCCGTCCTGTTCTCCCTGCCGGTCATCGTCTTCTTCCTGATCATCCAGCGCAACCTCGTGGCCGGGATGTCCGCCGGCGCCGTGAAGGGCTAG